In Halobaculum magnesiiphilum, the following proteins share a genomic window:
- a CDS encoding metal ABC transporter substrate-binding protein — translation MTDTRDPAGSPGTTRRRFLAGGGGLAAAGLAGCLGSAVGSGTNDGSDDADSGGSGGDDGSDGPVAVASFFSFYDFAREIAADTPITVRNLVPTGLHGHGWEPDASVTRDIIDADAFIHVGEDFQPWADRAIQTLKDDDVDTQLINVREGVELVPLADTLDRDEEGVGEGRGRDPHFWLDPRRAKIAVDNITEGLVELAPEHGDALRDNAETYKTEVLDRIDADYEKIFEAAERDVVQLAAHNAFQYIADRYGVQMRPLVVNLAASGDVKPSDIIEAKRVIDENDIRYIGAGVFETRRPAKQLIAETDVEAYYPVTPYAGVREDWVENDWGYEEIAYNINMPTFEVVLGNTAPEDAGYDGWNDEWRNFE, via the coding sequence ATGACCGACACACGTGACCCGGCGGGTTCGCCGGGAACGACCAGGCGGCGGTTCCTCGCGGGCGGGGGCGGCCTCGCCGCGGCGGGGCTCGCCGGCTGTCTGGGCAGTGCAGTGGGGAGCGGTACGAACGACGGAAGCGACGACGCCGACAGCGGCGGGTCCGGTGGCGACGACGGGAGCGACGGCCCGGTCGCGGTCGCCTCCTTCTTCAGCTTCTACGATTTCGCCCGGGAGATCGCCGCGGACACCCCGATCACGGTACGGAACCTCGTCCCGACCGGCCTGCACGGCCACGGGTGGGAGCCGGACGCGAGCGTCACGCGCGACATCATCGACGCAGACGCGTTCATCCACGTCGGGGAGGACTTCCAGCCGTGGGCCGACCGCGCCATCCAGACGTTGAAGGACGACGACGTGGACACGCAGCTGATCAACGTCCGCGAGGGCGTCGAGCTCGTTCCCCTCGCGGACACCCTCGACCGCGACGAGGAGGGCGTCGGCGAGGGCCGTGGGCGGGACCCGCACTTCTGGCTCGACCCGCGGCGCGCGAAGATCGCCGTCGACAACATCACCGAGGGGCTCGTCGAACTCGCGCCCGAGCACGGGGACGCCCTCCGCGACAACGCCGAGACGTACAAGACTGAGGTACTGGACCGGATCGACGCCGACTACGAGAAGATCTTCGAGGCCGCCGAACGCGACGTGGTCCAGCTGGCCGCGCACAACGCCTTCCAGTACATCGCCGACCGCTACGGGGTGCAGATGCGCCCGCTCGTCGTCAACCTCGCCGCCAGCGGCGACGTGAAGCCGTCGGACATCATCGAGGCCAAGCGCGTTATCGACGAGAACGACATCCGCTACATCGGCGCCGGGGTCTTCGAGACGCGCCGGCCCGCGAAACAGCTGATCGCCGAGACCGACGTGGAGGCGTACTACCCGGTGACCCCGTACGCGGGCGTGCGCGAGGACTGGGTCGAAAACGACTGGGGGTACGAGGAGATCGCGTACAACATCAACATGCCCACCTTCGAGGTCGTCCTCGGCAACACGGCGCCCGAGGATGCCGGCTACGACGGGTGGAACGACGAGTGGAGGAACTTCGAATGA
- a CDS encoding transposase: protein MTYREMVDGALQTYPREQQLRYDRDVSLEDLVAEVPACYLRFYDTYDHEQGRPKPWSAVFRAHVLRCVKGWKNATALWRYLKQKPFLCTQLGFEDIPNQSTLWRAWEYRLEAVHDAVRDAAEIIVDIARYHDIPAPEPEFLPDQPTETVTTSKSKDTLAREKAREVWKGAKPIVGDCFNLDRAENASIPEGAFWEQQAYLGMRSDMHPHDGAGIFAEESTRRKTPSGDSHRLQTKTLGVERIRTMLRETGRTLVAQAKSKDKMGRKQMAAIDITKGHPWSGHVERDSSGQNQEPWILGYKGDDGPFFQWAVIKLVGHDVPLILDAVPVVRGRKRADIVDDLLDGATGIVPELNLVMMDREFALDGVKDACEDHDVHYLNPGVVRSSSVHEHQIAKLASADKDFDVVEQERLDDRPTRKAVYLPKREWEREEEDDDGTDVTIRQELIEDFEEVGDATPLSDSRDGDSPLSNLLDEVADEEEIEEPARVDAPTVPFETNLPWVDIEPAGEREMKHQVGRLMARYTQRWGIENGFKKLKTFLAETQSPDHRFRYFNFAFACVLYNCWRLVDILVQLEMNGEVGDKPAITANSFLTFAKKSYGLDPPD, encoded by the coding sequence ATGACCTACCGGGAGATGGTTGATGGGGCCCTCCAGACCTATCCCCGCGAACAACAACTCCGCTACGACCGCGACGTCTCTCTGGAGGATCTCGTCGCCGAGGTCCCCGCCTGCTACCTCCGCTTCTACGACACCTACGACCACGAACAGGGCCGCCCCAAACCTTGGAGCGCCGTCTTTCGAGCGCACGTCCTCCGGTGCGTCAAGGGATGGAAGAACGCGACGGCGCTCTGGCGCTACCTCAAGCAGAAGCCGTTCCTCTGCACACAGCTCGGTTTCGAGGATATCCCCAACCAGTCTACTCTCTGGCGGGCCTGGGAATACCGTCTTGAAGCCGTCCACGACGCGGTCCGGGATGCTGCCGAAATCATTGTCGACATCGCTCGATACCACGACATCCCAGCGCCCGAGCCCGAGTTCCTTCCCGATCAACCGACAGAGACGGTCACGACTTCGAAGAGCAAGGACACCCTCGCCCGCGAGAAAGCGCGTGAGGTCTGGAAGGGCGCGAAGCCTATCGTTGGTGACTGCTTCAACCTTGACCGCGCTGAGAATGCCTCGATCCCGGAAGGCGCGTTTTGGGAACAACAGGCCTACCTCGGGATGCGGTCGGATATGCACCCCCACGACGGTGCCGGAATCTTCGCCGAGGAATCGACCCGGCGGAAGACGCCATCGGGCGACTCCCATCGGCTACAGACGAAGACGCTCGGCGTCGAGCGCATCCGAACGATGCTCCGAGAAACGGGCCGGACGCTCGTTGCGCAGGCGAAGTCGAAGGACAAGATGGGACGCAAACAGATGGCGGCTATCGACATCACGAAAGGCCACCCGTGGAGCGGCCACGTTGAACGCGATAGCAGCGGCCAGAATCAGGAGCCGTGGATTCTCGGGTACAAGGGTGACGACGGGCCGTTCTTCCAATGGGCGGTCATCAAACTCGTCGGCCACGATGTCCCGTTGATTCTCGATGCCGTCCCGGTTGTTCGTGGGCGGAAGCGGGCGGATATCGTGGACGACCTCCTTGACGGCGCGACCGGCATTGTTCCCGAACTCAACTTGGTGATGATGGACCGTGAGTTCGCACTTGACGGCGTGAAAGACGCTTGTGAGGATCACGATGTCCATTACCTGAACCCCGGCGTCGTGCGGTCCAGTAGCGTTCATGAGCATCAGATCGCCAAGCTCGCCAGCGCGGACAAAGACTTCGACGTGGTCGAGCAAGAACGACTGGACGACAGGCCGACTCGAAAGGCGGTCTACCTCCCGAAACGCGAGTGGGAACGTGAAGAGGAAGACGACGATGGAACGGACGTGACGATTCGCCAGGAACTCATCGAGGACTTCGAGGAGGTCGGCGACGCCACGCCGCTCTCAGATAGCCGCGACGGGGACTCGCCGCTGAGCAATCTCCTCGATGAGGTTGCCGACGAGGAGGAAATCGAGGAACCGGCGCGTGTTGACGCGCCAACAGTGCCCTTCGAGACGAATCTTCCGTGGGTAGACATCGAGCCCGCCGGCGAGCGGGAAATGAAACACCAGGTCGGGCGGCTGATGGCTCGGTATACGCAGCGCTGGGGCATCGAGAACGGCTTCAAGAAGCTGAAAACGTTTCTCGCGGAGACGCAGTCGCCTGACCATCGATTCCGTTACTTTAATTTCGCGTTCGCCTGCGTGCTGTACAACTGCTGGCGACTCGTAGATATCCTCGTACAGCTAGAGATGAATGGCGAGGTCGGGGACAAGCCGGCAATCACAGCGAACTCGTTTCTGACGTTCGCCAAGAAGAGCTACGGTCTCGACCCGCCCGACTAA
- a CDS encoding GH32 C-terminal domain-containing protein, giving the protein MNIEQEEETSMSATHPTYRVACIVPEGRKQVPESIEWSALASEADVVALSDLTDSNIDNYDVLWWHSEAPVEASNTACKKIRSFVESGGGLLLTHGAVTAATSLGVETHEPDWVERRTPDSSGFLVRKLYETHPVFEGIDDFEVRTVTSEETLSVHYEDKTPKEGDVLAATVESSRYPSKKSLLHWEFGNGRVIGVGHGFSSTTESDRHLETRTRLLRNICSYLNGNERTPPTMGRPKGREELEAMRRAVPDRLHRPKYHFSPPANWLNDPNGLVHWNGSYHLFYQYNPSGPFHGTIHWGHAVSDDLVHWEDKPLALTPTPGGPDEHGCWSGALVDDDGTPRIMYTGGSGRTQLPCLATAADDDLTTWRKDPANPVIETPPDSLDLLSTVHWDIEFRDHALHRVDGVWYQIIGSGIEREGGTALLFRSENLRDWEYCHPLLVGDWRETGPIWECPELLRFDDGALLHISDYTNVVAITGAYDQDELHFEPDRRSLLDHGAFYAPQSMKTDDGKTIMFGWVREERNAESQWEAGWSGHMSLPREISMTKDQRQQINVADSVAELRETHHHFEDVQVVPGESGYLDGVSGDALELSLTLDAADVEEFGLILRQSPEGEERTVVTCDIPEREVRVDRSQSSLSSNVDNSAQSMPIRLAEDGTFTLRVFLDRSVIELFANDAQCLTSRIYPTRSDSLGVDLYSTYNDVMVNSLDVWEMGSAYE; this is encoded by the coding sequence ATGAATATTGAGCAGGAGGAGGAGACCTCGATGTCAGCGACTCACCCTACGTACAGGGTTGCGTGCATCGTCCCAGAAGGGCGCAAGCAAGTGCCAGAGTCGATCGAGTGGTCTGCTCTGGCATCCGAAGCGGACGTGGTCGCCCTATCGGACCTAACTGACTCGAATATCGACAATTACGACGTTCTGTGGTGGCACAGCGAGGCTCCCGTTGAGGCGTCGAACACGGCTTGCAAGAAGATTCGTTCGTTCGTCGAATCAGGTGGCGGATTATTGTTGACTCATGGTGCGGTTACTGCCGCAACGTCGCTCGGTGTCGAGACGCACGAACCCGACTGGGTCGAACGTCGAACGCCGGATTCGAGTGGTTTCCTCGTGAGAAAGCTCTACGAGACGCATCCTGTGTTCGAGGGGATCGATGACTTCGAAGTTCGGACAGTCACGTCGGAGGAAACACTCTCAGTTCACTACGAGGATAAGACACCGAAGGAGGGAGATGTATTGGCTGCGACGGTCGAGTCATCCAGATATCCCTCGAAAAAATCCCTCCTCCACTGGGAATTCGGCAATGGTCGTGTGATTGGTGTCGGACACGGGTTTTCGTCGACGACTGAAAGCGACAGGCACCTGGAGACTCGAACCCGCCTTCTGCGGAACATCTGCTCCTATCTGAACGGGAACGAGCGGACTCCACCGACGATGGGTCGACCGAAGGGTCGTGAAGAATTAGAGGCAATGCGCCGCGCGGTTCCGGACCGGCTTCACCGCCCGAAGTATCACTTCTCACCACCGGCGAACTGGCTCAACGACCCGAACGGACTCGTCCACTGGAACGGAAGCTACCACTTGTTCTACCAGTACAACCCATCGGGCCCGTTCCACGGGACGATACACTGGGGTCACGCAGTCAGTGACGACTTGGTACACTGGGAAGACAAGCCGCTCGCGTTGACGCCGACGCCGGGCGGTCCCGACGAACACGGATGTTGGTCCGGCGCGCTCGTCGATGACGACGGGACGCCTCGTATCATGTACACGGGCGGGAGCGGGCGGACGCAACTCCCATGTCTCGCAACCGCCGCCGACGACGACCTGACGACTTGGCGCAAAGACCCGGCGAATCCAGTGATCGAAACACCACCGGACTCGCTCGACCTCCTCTCTACCGTTCACTGGGACATTGAGTTCCGCGATCACGCGCTCCACAGAGTCGACGGTGTTTGGTACCAGATAATCGGCTCCGGAATCGAACGAGAGGGCGGAACCGCTCTGCTGTTCCGGTCGGAGAACCTCCGTGACTGGGAGTACTGCCACCCCCTTCTCGTTGGTGACTGGCGAGAGACCGGGCCCATATGGGAGTGTCCCGAACTCCTCCGCTTCGACGACGGTGCCCTCCTCCACATCTCTGACTACACTAACGTTGTCGCTATCACTGGAGCGTACGACCAGGACGAGTTACACTTCGAACCGGACCGCCGCTCCCTGCTCGACCACGGTGCATTCTACGCACCTCAGTCGATGAAGACGGACGACGGCAAGACGATCATGTTCGGCTGGGTACGAGAGGAGAGGAACGCAGAGAGCCAGTGGGAGGCTGGGTGGTCCGGACACATGTCACTTCCACGAGAAATTTCCATGACCAAGGATCAACGTCAGCAAATCAATGTAGCAGACAGTGTGGCTGAGCTCCGCGAAACGCACCATCACTTCGAGGACGTACAGGTCGTTCCCGGAGAGTCAGGCTACCTCGATGGCGTCTCGGGTGATGCGTTGGAACTCTCACTCACGCTCGACGCGGCGGACGTAGAGGAGTTCGGGTTGATACTTAGACAGTCGCCGGAAGGTGAGGAGCGAACGGTCGTTACCTGCGACATTCCGGAACGGGAAGTCCGGGTCGACAGGAGCCAGTCCAGTCTGAGTTCGAACGTGGACAACTCTGCTCAGTCGATGCCGATCCGGCTGGCGGAAGACGGAACCTTCACCTTACGCGTGTTCCTCGACCGGTCAGTTATCGAGCTGTTCGCGAACGACGCTCAGTGCCTCACGAGCCGTATCTATCCCACTCGGTCAGACAGTCTCGGCGTCGACCTCTATTCGACCTATAACGATGTGATGGTCAACTCGCTCGACGTCTGGGAAATGGGCTCCGCATACGAGTAG
- a CDS encoding metal ABC transporter permease, with protein MTVTAALSTGTVSALAAPILQSEGSPLDPVLAPIYTLLDLWSLLLGALGDATGVGLLQYGFMHRAILVGLCIGVMAPLIGTFLVHRQLALIGDALAHTAFAGVAVGLFLNGVFSVGVSPYLTAVVVAVIAALLIEVISEVTDAYNDVSMAIVLSTGFALGTVLISLNAGGLAVGINQYLFGNLSTVSAENAAILLVLFGIIVATVALTRNQLLYVTFDETAAEVSGIPVAWYNRVMVMLTALVVVGAMQIMGVILVAAMLVVPVAGASQVSRSFTGSLLISVVLAELAVLLGIGLSYYGEATAGGVIVLVAVAIYAATVVVGKLLEARGDDSAPEVGSIEAEEDAVATSD; from the coding sequence ATGACGGTGACCGCCGCACTCTCGACCGGCACCGTCTCCGCGCTCGCGGCGCCGATCCTCCAGTCCGAGGGGAGCCCGCTCGATCCCGTGCTCGCGCCCATCTACACCCTCCTCGACCTGTGGTCGCTCCTGCTGGGCGCGCTCGGCGACGCCACGGGGGTCGGGCTGCTCCAGTACGGGTTCATGCACCGCGCGATCCTCGTCGGGCTGTGTATCGGCGTGATGGCGCCACTCATCGGGACCTTCCTCGTCCACCGCCAGCTGGCGCTCATCGGCGACGCGCTCGCCCACACCGCCTTCGCCGGCGTCGCCGTCGGCCTGTTCCTCAACGGCGTGTTCAGCGTCGGCGTCTCGCCGTACCTCACCGCCGTGGTCGTCGCGGTGATCGCCGCGCTGCTGATCGAGGTGATCTCGGAGGTGACCGACGCGTACAACGACGTCTCGATGGCGATCGTCCTCTCGACCGGGTTCGCGCTCGGGACGGTGCTGATCAGCCTCAACGCCGGCGGGCTCGCCGTCGGCATCAACCAGTACCTCTTCGGGAACCTCTCGACGGTCTCCGCGGAGAACGCCGCGATCCTGCTGGTGCTGTTCGGGATCATCGTCGCCACGGTCGCGCTCACGCGCAACCAACTGCTGTACGTCACCTTCGACGAGACGGCCGCCGAGGTGTCGGGCATCCCAGTCGCCTGGTACAACCGCGTGATGGTGATGCTCACCGCGCTGGTCGTCGTCGGCGCGATGCAGATCATGGGCGTCATCCTCGTCGCCGCGATGCTCGTCGTTCCCGTCGCGGGCGCCTCGCAGGTGTCGCGTAGCTTCACCGGGTCGCTGCTGATCTCCGTGGTGCTCGCCGAACTGGCGGTCCTGCTCGGCATCGGCCTCTCCTACTACGGCGAGGCGACCGCCGGGGGCGTCATCGTCCTCGTCGCCGTCGCCATCTACGCCGCGACCGTCGTCGTCGGGAAGCTGCTGGAGGCCCGCGGAGACGACTCCGCGCCCGAGGTGGGCAGCATCGAGGCCGAGGAGGACGCGGTCGCGACCTCCGACTGA
- a CDS encoding ABC transporter ATP-binding protein — MGSITIDNIRKEYGGDSGTIVAVDGVSLDVRDGEFLTIVGPSGSGKSTLLRMIAGLEDITDGTLRIGDQVVTNVAPQNRGVAMVFQEYALYPHMSVRKNMSYGLRLTTDLSDEKIQSRVEETAEMMGIEDLLDKKPNSLSGGQQQRVATGRAIVRKPEVFLFDEPLSNLDAKLRLHMRTELQRIQDDLETTSVYVTHDQTEAMTMSDRIVILDDGTIQQVGTPETVYAEPANQFVADFIGSPSMNFFDVELEDGRFVADDFDYQPSKDLVSRCRARATTDEFVLGIRPEHVRVDESESITAELDVLEHEGSDNYLYLSKHETEWTVRVDGSTRFEPGTTVGLSLPEDHVHLFDRQTGENLLVGERVRNPSSSSATAES, encoded by the coding sequence ATGGGAAGCATAACAATCGATAACATACGAAAGGAGTACGGCGGTGATTCGGGGACGATAGTGGCAGTCGATGGCGTTAGCCTCGACGTTCGGGACGGAGAGTTCCTCACTATCGTCGGACCCTCCGGATCCGGCAAGTCGACGCTACTCAGGATGATAGCCGGGCTAGAGGACATCACTGACGGGACACTGCGCATCGGTGACCAGGTCGTGACCAACGTCGCACCACAGAACCGGGGTGTGGCGATGGTGTTCCAGGAGTACGCGCTCTATCCCCACATGAGCGTTAGGAAGAACATGTCGTACGGACTTCGACTGACCACTGATCTCTCGGACGAGAAGATTCAGTCCCGTGTCGAGGAGACCGCTGAGATGATGGGCATCGAAGATCTCCTCGACAAGAAACCAAACAGCCTCTCCGGAGGGCAACAACAGCGCGTCGCCACCGGTCGCGCCATCGTCCGGAAGCCAGAGGTGTTCCTGTTCGACGAACCGCTGTCGAACCTAGACGCGAAACTGCGACTCCACATGCGAACGGAGCTCCAGCGGATTCAGGACGACCTTGAGACGACGTCGGTCTATGTTACCCACGACCAGACGGAGGCGATGACCATGTCGGACCGAATTGTGATCCTCGACGACGGAACGATACAGCAGGTCGGCACACCCGAAACCGTGTATGCTGAACCAGCGAACCAGTTCGTCGCGGACTTCATCGGATCACCGTCGATGAACTTCTTCGATGTCGAACTGGAAGACGGGCGGTTCGTGGCCGACGACTTCGACTATCAGCCGTCGAAAGACCTCGTCTCGAGATGTCGTGCCCGCGCGACGACTGACGAGTTCGTTCTCGGAATTCGTCCAGAACACGTTCGGGTCGACGAGTCAGAATCGATCACAGCCGAACTCGACGTCCTCGAACACGAGGGGAGTGATAACTACCTCTACCTCTCGAAGCACGAGACCGAGTGGACCGTCCGAGTCGACGGAAGCACTCGCTTCGAGCCTGGGACGACGGTCGGGCTGTCTCTTCCCGAGGACCACGTCCACCTGTTCGACCGACAGACGGGCGAGAACCTTCTCGTCGGTGAGCGCGTCCGAAACCCCAGCAGCTCGTCGGCTACAGCCGAATCATGA
- a CDS encoding metal ABC transporter ATP-binding protein, whose translation MSRADATAESTTATDPADNGAARPTDDDVISLSDVTFGYTATPVVEDVSLDIAAGEYVAVVGPNGSGKSTLMKLMLGLLRPDVGETRLFGEPARRFDDGERVGYVSQHASAAKEMPITVREVVKMGRFPHVGFGLLSADDWRIVDEALATVGMSDFADRRITKLSGGQRQRAFIARALASEADLLVLDEPTVGVDAESVEAFYDLLEALNGDGITVLLIEHDLGAVVDHAERVVCLNREVYFDGPTDEFVESDALARAFGTAVGLGGDGGGDR comes from the coding sequence ATGAGCCGCGCCGACGCGACGGCCGAGTCCACGACCGCCACCGATCCCGCGGACAACGGGGCGGCTCGGCCGACTGACGACGACGTGATCTCCCTGTCGGACGTGACGTTCGGCTACACGGCGACGCCGGTCGTCGAGGACGTGAGCCTCGACATCGCCGCGGGCGAGTACGTCGCCGTCGTCGGCCCGAACGGCTCGGGCAAGTCGACGCTGATGAAGCTCATGCTCGGCCTGCTGCGCCCCGACGTGGGCGAGACGCGCCTGTTCGGCGAGCCGGCCCGCCGCTTCGACGACGGCGAGCGCGTCGGCTACGTCTCCCAGCACGCCAGCGCGGCCAAGGAGATGCCGATCACCGTCCGCGAGGTGGTGAAGATGGGTCGGTTCCCGCACGTCGGCTTCGGCCTGCTGTCGGCCGACGACTGGCGGATCGTCGACGAGGCGCTCGCGACCGTCGGGATGAGCGACTTCGCCGACCGCCGGATCACGAAGCTCTCCGGGGGGCAGCGCCAGCGCGCCTTCATCGCCCGCGCGCTCGCGAGCGAGGCCGACCTGCTCGTGCTCGACGAGCCGACCGTCGGGGTCGACGCCGAGTCGGTCGAGGCGTTCTACGACCTCCTAGAGGCGCTCAACGGCGACGGGATCACCGTGCTCCTCATCGAGCACGACCTCGGCGCCGTCGTCGACCACGCCGAGCGCGTGGTCTGTTTGAACCGCGAGGTGTACTTCGACGGCCCGACCGACGAGTTCGTCGAGAGCGACGCGCTCGCGCGGGCGTTCGGTACCGCCGTCGGCCTCGGCGGTGACGGCGGGGGTGACCGATGA
- a CDS encoding TrmB family transcriptional regulator, with protein sequence MSEPDTAKLAVLKETLREHVGLSKYEADVYLALVRGGAQTMTEISKASDVPKQRVYDTVDDLRDEGFVEIIDDYPQKAYAVDPIEAFSDIQTQLKQAEEYLDEMHETVENVESGVALFKDDRTIEKYVRELIASAKQDILVLCPRSKLGRIVDHLDECEDQQVRLIVSDLAPELADVEFDLDEKVPEAVDTIRGTTTTEHFALSVDRERGLYWSSASTGQSTDDDRGFYITNPQLVLVLDRFISESVWPLSRPLRSRIPTLPQQYLRIRDCLSDLSDLTNARPLDSITVEFEGYDTRTGEEVQETGTLSRFYYAEYDRRASITLNVGDREDEAESPLVTVGGIGSRTEDFAADTITVRETVERTSDSLNQETREHLRTCREELPGQFGTKSVVTGFDAFVDRMRDVIDEWTNGYHQQTEFEKFKQSLFEFDASERTPRIEWAQTSTEPGGHVAHSGQTFAGLGYDVTLIGPLGTPIASEFRRAFRNQTLVSTGQTTYTDYLRFKDQKLLFTEPNTDRISWDNLLDEVGLTELAEHIDGSALLTLGTAFSTTKLPSIFRGIREELWPTLSSPPKHVQVTTDAIHRFAPSLVREGYSELDQLDDTVPVTLNANRSQTRRFRDVFDESPGTYSTSTVQRVRDHLGVTRYIMHTNQGGMMATEDGVLSAQAPRVVKPRQVRNVDDHFSSGVSLALAEGMSDGAVLIMGNCISRYFMQHKEAPGREELRSFISEYQTFFEG encoded by the coding sequence ATGTCTGAACCAGACACCGCAAAGTTAGCCGTTCTGAAAGAAACCCTTCGAGAGCACGTCGGGTTGTCGAAGTACGAGGCAGATGTCTATCTGGCGCTCGTCCGCGGTGGGGCCCAGACAATGACCGAGATCTCAAAGGCGAGTGATGTTCCAAAGCAGCGGGTGTACGATACTGTCGATGACCTACGTGACGAGGGATTTGTCGAGATAATCGACGACTATCCACAGAAGGCGTACGCAGTGGACCCGATTGAGGCGTTCTCTGACATCCAAACGCAGCTCAAACAGGCCGAGGAGTACCTTGATGAGATGCATGAGACGGTCGAGAACGTCGAGAGTGGAGTTGCCCTGTTCAAGGACGATCGAACCATCGAGAAGTACGTTAGAGAACTCATCGCGAGCGCGAAGCAGGATATACTAGTCCTCTGCCCTCGTTCCAAACTGGGACGCATCGTCGACCACTTGGACGAGTGTGAGGACCAGCAGGTACGGCTCATCGTGTCTGATCTCGCTCCAGAGTTGGCAGATGTGGAGTTCGACCTCGACGAGAAGGTCCCCGAGGCGGTCGACACGATTCGAGGAACAACGACAACGGAGCATTTCGCTCTCTCGGTCGACCGTGAACGAGGTCTTTACTGGTCGAGCGCGTCGACGGGTCAGTCGACGGACGACGATCGGGGCTTCTATATCACAAATCCGCAACTCGTACTGGTACTCGACCGATTCATCTCCGAATCGGTGTGGCCTCTCTCCCGACCACTCCGCTCTCGAATTCCCACGCTTCCACAGCAGTATCTTCGCATCCGCGACTGCCTCTCTGACCTATCCGATCTCACGAACGCTCGACCGCTCGACAGTATTACAGTCGAATTCGAAGGGTACGACACGAGGACCGGCGAGGAGGTACAGGAAACAGGAACTCTTAGCAGGTTCTATTACGCGGAGTACGACCGTCGTGCGTCGATCACCCTCAACGTCGGAGATCGCGAAGACGAGGCAGAGTCCCCCCTTGTAACGGTCGGCGGAATCGGAAGTCGGACCGAGGATTTCGCCGCGGACACGATCACAGTTCGAGAGACGGTTGAGCGAACGAGTGACTCATTAAATCAAGAGACTCGTGAGCATCTCCGCACCTGTCGAGAGGAACTCCCCGGTCAGTTCGGAACCAAATCAGTCGTGACAGGGTTCGACGCATTCGTCGACCGAATGCGGGACGTCATCGACGAGTGGACGAACGGGTATCACCAGCAAACTGAGTTCGAGAAATTCAAACAGTCTCTCTTTGAGTTCGACGCGAGTGAGCGGACACCTCGTATCGAATGGGCCCAGACGAGCACGGAACCAGGGGGGCATGTCGCTCACTCGGGTCAGACGTTCGCGGGTCTCGGCTACGATGTGACACTCATTGGACCACTTGGAACGCCAATAGCTTCGGAGTTTAGACGCGCGTTCCGTAATCAGACACTCGTCAGTACCGGTCAAACGACGTACACGGACTACTTGCGGTTCAAAGATCAAAAACTGCTCTTCACCGAGCCGAACACGGACCGAATCTCGTGGGACAATCTTCTCGACGAGGTCGGCCTTACGGAGCTCGCGGAGCACATTGATGGGTCCGCGCTTCTCACGTTAGGAACTGCGTTCTCGACGACGAAACTGCCCTCGATCTTTCGGGGCATTCGTGAAGAGTTGTGGCCGACGCTCTCCTCACCGCCCAAGCACGTTCAGGTCACTACCGACGCGATCCACCGGTTCGCACCGTCACTGGTTCGTGAGGGATACTCGGAACTCGACCAGTTGGACGACACGGTACCGGTCACGCTCAACGCCAATCGAAGTCAGACACGACGGTTCCGAGACGTATTCGATGAGTCTCCCGGAACGTACTCAACTTCCACGGTACAGCGAGTTCGTGACCACCTAGGTGTAACAAGATACATTATGCACACGAATCAGGGTGGAATGATGGCGACGGAAGATGGCGTGCTCAGTGCCCAGGCACCGAGAGTTGTCAAGCCACGGCAGGTACGTAATGTCGATGACCACTTCAGCAGCGGAGTCTCGCTTGCACTTGCCGAAGGAATGTCCGATGGTGCCGTCCTTATCATGGGTAATTGTATCAGTCGATACTTTATGCAGCATAAGGAGGCTCCCGGCCGTGAGGAGCTTCGGTCGTTCATTAGTGAGTATCAGACATTTTTCGAGGGGTGA